A window of Fusarium falciforme chromosome 1, complete sequence genomic DNA:
TCCCCTTGACCAGTTTGCAACTCTATCACCCTCACTCTTCTCATTCAGAGCGACAAACCGGACTAATTAGAAAACAATATCTTTGTATACAGGTAATTGCTAGACCCATTACAATCTTGCATTTCTATTGCCCTACAAATGGTGGCTGGTGCAGGTATCCGTTCGAGTGTCCAGAAAGGGTGATTCACAAGGTGACCGGCCGACGGCTGGCAGCTGTTCACGACCTTGATGACAGTGAAGAGTAAGAAACCCACAGTTTAATGAATCACAATCATGCGCACTTCTTGACCTATAAAATTCGTGAAACGCAGACACGGCACAAGAGCACCATTGTGCATACTCGTGGCTTCGTCACTCCGAGGTTGGTACGCCCTTTGCATGCGCTCACTTTCTTGTCAGCCTTGAAGCTCTGCAAAATAGAGATTTTCCTGGACCAAGAACTTCTCAACACTCATTTCTTTGTCTCTTCTTCGTTGTTTTGATTCGCAGACAGCCGCCAGTCATGGATCGCACCTCGATCGATGGGAGGCGAAGGACCAAGTCTGCGACTCCATCTGCGAAACACCCACGCAAGGCAGAGACTCTAGTCAAGCTCCGACCGGCCTCGCCTCCAAAGAGCAACCCATGGAGCGTAGCGAACAAGAGAGCGGCTAAGCCTACCGCAGACAAGTTTCCACCTCTCCCGAAGCCGCAGATGGCTCTGTCTTCTGTCGCGACGTCCACGACGGGGAGATCCCGGAAATCCTCAACATCGTCATTCGAGCCACAGTCTAGGGACGAAGTAGCGCTGGTCGCTGCACCTGGatctccctcctccaacaCGTCTAGCACGTCTCGGCTCATCCTTGAAGCAGCGGCCTCCAGAGCAACAGCCAAGTCAGTCAATGCAACCACTTGGTTGGGCCAATCGCTGACCATTTCACCAGTCTCTGGAAGTCTCCTTTTGGAGCCGATGTGGTTGTACGTGCTGGAACCATGGAGTTTCGAGTCCATCGCAACATTGTGGCACCTGAGTCTGGCTGGTTCCATGACCACTTGCCACCACCTAACACGGTATGACTTGATCTTCTCTTGTGGTTGGCAATGGCGAGCTGATTGTTGCCAGGATGGTACACCAGTCGAGATTCACATGGACCTTGCTCCCGAAGCAGTTGGTCATTGCTTGCGATTCATCTACACAAGGGGTGAGTTCTGCCAGTTTGACACCCCTCAGAGTGAGCCCACGACTGACGAAGTGATAGAGATCGAAATATGCGAATACAACCATGAGGATCCTTGGAAGACGATCCACCTCCCTCGCTGTGTGCTGGGATATTGCGCAGCAGTCAATCTGCGAGTGCCCAAAATGATCAGCTACCTTCTTCGAATCGTCGAGGACACATCGGTCCAGCTTGGAAGAGTGGTCAGGGCTGAGTATCTCCACCGACCCCTAGGATGCTCCGAATGGAACCAGTTTTCATGGTACTACCAAGCCGCACTGGATATACTCGCCTGGGAGCGGTCCAAGAAGCTTATGAGGCCCATGCGACTGGCCCTAGCGAGCGTACTGGATGCCATCCTCTTTTGGTTGATGCGGCAGCCCTTGTTTGTCAGTGTTCTTCCGACGACGTGGCATAAGGTCTTGCGGGCCAGCGTGATGGATATTGCTGAGTACCGGCAACTCACGAGAGATGCCAACCCCTTCACCAACAGTGCCCTGCCCGATGAGCCGGCACTCAGAAAGATGCTTgacgaggtggaggaggaaagaAAGCAGTTTAAGAAACAGGTCAAGAAGAGACGAGTCTTCACAGAGAACGGCTTGATGTTGCAAGACGGAAAGACGGAGGCTTTAGGAGCTGAACTGGAGGGAATTCGAGGCAGACGTGGCTCTATGTGAAACGGATGGATAGATGATTCCTTGAGCATGGTGGATTGTTTCGGAGAGAGGAGGCGACGACCAGCGAAAGCACAAATGGGACAAATGTTGTAGGGGAGGAAGCGTGTGTTTGAGACTTGCCTGCATATTGAGGCTTTTGTACAAGCCCCATACATAGACATGTACATAGACATAGATTCATCGAGCTTAGAAGAGCTCTGTGTTTATAGGTCAACAGATGGTTAAGGTGAGATTACTTGACGTCAGCGTGTCCTCCTAGTGCTTGAAGAAAAAAATGGCACCCTCTCCAAAACGTGATTCAATTTGACCCCCGTTCATGATCAGGGCCTTATGATGATAAAGCTAAGACTACATATAGACTTTAGggtatagtttatttattttacacttttatttctttaatctacTCTAAGTTACGTCTCTATAGCTTGGCAAAGCTCTCGTTACCTACCTACGTTATGCCAGGGCCCCAGGCAGAGCCTCGCCTTCACAAGAAGATCTCTTTTGTCTTTCAGGAAAATGGGTTGATCCAGAGCCTCGGGGGATTAGAGTCGCCAGGTGTCCTAGGCAGACTGGTTGAACTGGGATAGCTGCAGTATGCCTTTAGGTTGATTGGGTCTGATCTGTCGATGGAGTCATGAACGTTGGGATCAAAGAGGGCATAGTACTTTGCTAAACGCATTTTCTCCTCAGAGACACTCTCCTTATATCCTGCAGGCAAAAGCTCCCCGACAACAACAGAAAGCTCATCCCTATCTAGATTAGCAATCATAACCTGAGAGTTAGCAAGTGTGATGCATACTGGGGAACACCTGTCACTGCGAGGTCTTTTTCGGTCCAGCCTTGGTTTTCTCTGGGTTCAAACTCAAGCGACAATGTCAGGTGCGCGGTCTTGCTATCCTCGGTGGATTTATAGGTGCGAATAATGGTATTAGGCTTTCTGCTATCCCTGCTGGTGCGGTAGACCCAGCCGTAGGTGCTAAAGGCGAAATCAGACGTGCTGCTCATCGCGCGTGATGCCACCGTGGCGGTGAAGAAGCTTTGGGGAAGATGAACGATGTTGatgataataagaaaagtcGTAGACACAGGGAGAGAAATCTCTCTCGTGGTTTCTACTTACTCTAAGGCTTGGGTGAGCAGCGAGAGGGGGGGTTATGCTTGGAGGAAGTCCGCAAGGAGGAGGTATACAAGGCGGAAGTTTGCCAGGATAAAGTGCGTAAATTATCTATAGAAGCATAGTTTactttcttcctcttctcttacTACTACCTAAATAACACTAACCAAGCACAGGCTACAATAATTCACAGTGACAGTGACAGTAAATCACTGCAATTATCTGCCAGTTGCCGACGGCTACCAAACTCCCTTTTCAGCTCCACCCATCAGATTATTCTCCCATTTGTCTTTAACCTTCTCTTCCCTTACAACCTCATTCGACTATCAGCATACATCTCATGTATTTACGCGATGCCGTCTATCTAGGGGGGAAAGCACTTAAAGGATCTAAGGCTATAGTCCTAGGAGCAGGCCGAGTGGCTCTGCAAGCAGAAACTTAAGCAAGATAATAGAGACTAGGATGCAAAAATGGCTTACGAATTGAACCAAGAATCCAACCAAGAAGTTAGAACACAACGTCATGCACCGGTATGTTGACTCTCGTGGATATCGGGAATGATTCTCACCCACTGCTCGCCTTTAGCAACAAAAAGCCACGAGCAAGATTCCGATGGCATATCTGTACGTTCTGTTGACGATGAACTACCCAACGCTGAGGACTTCGAGTTTCTTAACGGCGAGGACAACGAACTTGAGCCTAAAGGATCCGAAGCCTCTTTCGCATCTGGCTCTGAAGATATCCCACTGTCTGACCCGACTGGCTCCGACATCTCCTCTCCAGAACCCACTCCCGAAGAGACCTTAGCACTGAGATGGACTTCGATTAAGACATCATGATGGCTCAGCAGCCCCCTTTCTACCTAAGTACCTAGATAGAACAAACATGCCACAAGTGCATTATGCGATAAAAAACGAGATACCAGTATATACCCATTAGCTAATTCTcccttaaagataataataagatttaaagGAAAAgactttaaaatattattataattataatatatttttaatgcttttattatattttatacaaatttatttataataattataaggatttaGGTAACTCTCTTTATATTCTAGTGTCTTGTTTATTTCTTCACCCCCGTGATAGCCCAACGATCTTTCAGCCGTGGCGCTAGCGGCTGTGCCTGGACATGGATGTATGATCACCCCAGTAATCAAGTGAGTTATAGTAATCAATAAAGGCGGGTAAGCAGAGCGATATTTATTCCTTCATTCTACCTTGATTATTTCTCAAGTACACCTCTTATCAATTTTACCCGAAATAATCATCATGGCTGATCCACCAGGTGAAGGCCAGGGCCGCTCTTCCCACGTCCGATTCGCGGATCAAGAGTATTCCGCGGTTTGTTTACCCCGGCACAACAACACTCTCACGCTCACCTCATGCCCTGTAGAGACCCCGACGACCTCATAGGCAAGATTCCAGAACCCAGCCTAGACGCGGCACATATGAGAGAGTCGAAATACCCACTGAGAGGTCTCGGTTCCGCGATAACAGCGGGGATAGGCCAGGGCCCCCAGCCACATTCCGAGGAGATGTGATAATGGTGGGAGCATCACGACGCTCTCGAGATGAGGCAGATGTGTATGATGATTACAACGACTTGCCCCCTCCTGATGCTTCGCCTCGGCGGCAATACGAGTCCATCAGAAGGTTTACCGAGTCTCCACGGCCAATTGAGGACGAATGGGATACTAGGAGAGATGCCAGACGAAGACGCTCATACAGCCGTTCCAGAAGCCGGTCAAGATCACCAAGCCGCCGCATCTATGGGAGTCCTCCTAGACGCGATAGGTACAGGTCTCGAGAGACCTCGCGAACCCCTGGATACGATGGTGACAACTTTCGTTCATACAGGGCAGGCAGCTTCTCGAGTGATGAATGGGATCCATACGACAAGTTCAGCTTCGCATCGCAGTCTCTATCCATGACGGAGTCGTCAAGAGACGGGGACTCTGATGCTGAAACTCCCGAACCTGAAGAGCAGCCTCCCCCGAAAGTCGAAGTAGCCTCGGCTTCCAGCTCCCAGCTGACGCTTATTCACTCTTCGTTGTACACCGGCAATGCTGAGATGAACGGCTCCCATACCGCAACTCTCAAGGTGGTGCACGATTCGACAGTCCAGAAACACCCTCTATTTAGATGGCTGTGAGTTTCACTGTCAGGTGGGTTGAAGAAATCACCGCCGCTCTCCCCATACAATTTTGGTGCCAGCACCAGCGGTGTTTTTTTCAACCCACCTGAACGTGTTTATTTTGATTGCTATGAGCTAACCCTTAGGCAGTCATATTCCTCAAGATGTGATGAACTTTGACAAGTTTTGGGTGAGTTTCTAAGCCCTTTAGGTAAGGGCATGCCTCTAATCCTCTAACTATAGGTTGAGATCTCTCGCATTTCTGGCCTCACAGCGCTAGAAAAGAAGGCCATCACGAGACTTCGGGCCGATGTCAAGAAGACATGTGCAAAGTCGAGAATCAACCCCAAGGGCGCAAGGGTCGGGTACCTTGATCCAAAGTCCATCGAGGTGCCTCTCAAGACATTGAAGCAAGGGGCAACAGCCGATCTCGTCACCGGCTCGGCTCGATGGATCTGTATCCCTTACTTCTCTCTCGAGCAGTATTCCGGCTTACTGGCAGCTTCGAACACGTCTCTTTTCCCTCCTCAAACGTTGCTTCAGGTACAATACTCTCAGATCACTGAGCCCAGGGATATGGAGCAGGCTGTCTGTCGGTTGGGCAACGCAGATCGTGGAGAGTGTTTTCACATCTCCCAACTTTGGTGTCTCGTCATCGATAACAGTAAGGCCTGATACCTGTTATGTTGTGGAACGACCGCTGATAATCGTGGAAATAAACAGGTTTACTGGTGACTTGTGGAACAATGGCGCGAGATGATCTGCTCGGCCAAGCCTTGGAAATCAAAGAACAGCCCTCCCGTGCGCTAGCTACTGAGGCCAAGGGGCGAATTCTTGTTGCCTATGGCGAGTCGGTAGTCTGGTTGCTCGAGGCAGAAGAGTGTCAAACATGGTTTGTGAGTCTGCTTTTATCCCCTGACTGGGATATTGCTGACAGCAACAGACGTTCTTGTCAAACTTTCAAGCATTCTGGCCCAAGATTCCCGAATTCTGGCACAAAGACCAGATGATTACAGCTGAGACATGGCCAAAAATCCTCAAGCTGGCTTCTACAGCTCGGTCGTTATCGATCAAGATTATCATGAAGCTGGGGTATGCTGTTAAAGCATCTGATGGACGAAAGACACGACTGACGTTATACAGCTCTCAACCTAATCCACCTCCACGCTCAATCCTTCGTCCAGAGCCCCAGATTATTCCAAACTCATCTGGCAAGAAAGGAAAGCCCAAGACGAACAATTTTTTCCATGTTCTCACATTGGCTTCAAGAGGTCTAACTACCATGGCCGGTTCAGCGACCCTCGAGGCTCAGCTTGAGGCAGCTGAGAAGTTCATCACAGCCGAGACCACTTACTCGAACCGGAAAACATACAAATCCTGCAAAGAGTCGACCAAGATGGAGTGTTACCTGTACTTGGCTGGTCTGGCGGATCGTGTCGAAGCCCAGGGGAGTGACCAAGTGCGGCGGGCGTACGAGGAGAAGATTGACATTTTCAACGCTGCCGACGTCATCTACaacttcttcctcccacCAAACTTTGAAGGCCCGATGGCAGGCAAGTTTTGGGGCTCTCTTCGAACCATGATCGAGGTGAGTTAGGTCAGGGGTTTGTTGATGGCATTGGCAGGCTAACTTTCGAAGCTCTCGATACTGGAACCTGGCTTCATTCAATCAAGCCTTGATGACACCCTCAATGACATTCGGACGTCTCTTCGGAACTTCACCCAAGATCTTTTTGCATTTCAGACCATCATGGCACATTCAACCGAAGAGGAGCGGATTGGAGTTGACCTGCCGCCTGAGTTCTCCACCGCTTGGCTCTACGTTGTCATGGGCATGATTTATGGTTCTAAGGACGACTTCACCTGGAATAGCCGGATTAACCGAGCCAAGGATCTGGTTGAAAAGGGGTCTAAGAAGCTGCTTCAAGGCCTCTCCAGCAAAAGCCTCCTAGACCGAGCCTCCGTGTTGCCCCTTGAAGTGTTGTCGCTTGTCACAATGGGCCTGCTACAAGACCAAGTTGGAAAGTCTGATGACATTTGCGACACATATTCACAGTACCTCAACTCCCTAGTATGTACAATCGATGACTTTATACACCTAGTTACTGATACCTTGCAGGACAACTCCATCACGTCACAGCCGTCAGATAGATCACTCCAACGCTACATTGACTTGGTTCAGCAAGAGCTAGTAGCAGTGAAGCGAACGCTATTGAAGCAAAAGAACATCATCGGTCGTGTTCGGAACTCTTTAACTGCAATCGACACGCAGGACAT
This region includes:
- a CDS encoding BTB domain-containing protein, translating into MDRTSIDGRRRTKSATPSAKHPRKAETLVKLRPASPPKSNPWSVANKRAAKPTADKFPPLPKPQMALSSVATSTTGRSRKSSTSSFEPQSRDEVALVAAPGSPSSNTSSTSRLILEAAASRATANLWKSPFGADVVVRAGTMEFRVHRNIVAPESGWFHDHLPPPNTDGTPVEIHMDLAPEAVGHCLRFIYTREIEICEYNHEDPWKTIHLPRCVLGYCAAVNLRVPKMISYLLRIVEDTSVQLGRVVRAEYLHRPLGCSEWNQFSWYYQAALDILAWERSKKLMRPMRLALASVLDAILFWLMRQPLFVSVLPTTWHKVLRASVMDIAEYRQLTRDANPFTNSALPDEPALRKMLDEVEEERKQFKKQVKKRRVFTENGLMLQDGKTEALGAELEGIRGRRGSM